AGCTGCAGGGACCGCGGCGCGGCCGAGGGCTCGGCCGAGGTGACGGCGGCAAAGGCGCCCTGCGCATTGGCGGTGACGGTGTCGATGACCTCGCCATCCAGCAGCAGCTCCACCTTGGCGCCCGGGGCGACATCGCCCGCCAGCGTCAGCGCCCCGGCGGGGGTGACGCGCAGGGTGTCGAAGCGGGCGACCGGCTGCGGCGGGGATTGCGGCGGAACGGCAGCTTTTGCGGCAGGCGCCGGTTGCGCAGGCGGGGCCTGCCCGATCGGCGCGGCCGGATCCGGGGCCGGCGTCGCAGGCGCAGCCGCGACGGGAGGCGAAACGGGTGCGGCAGGAACCGGCGCGGCGACCGGGGCGGGCGGCGCAGCCGGGGTCCCCTCTGGCTCCGGCACGGGCACGGACGGGGGCACGGGCGCGGCTTGCGGGATCGGTTCCGGCGCAGAGGGCACGGCCGCCGGTTCGGGCGCGGAAGAGGCGGGTTCAGGAACGTCCTGCCCCAGCGACCAGAGGGCTGCGGCAGCGGCCACCATCGCCACGGCCGCCCCGCCGCCCAGCAGAATTCCCGCCGCCGTCCTGTTGCCTTCGGCCATGCTGTCTGTCCCTCCGTGCGGCGCTGCGGCCCCGGCGTTTCGCGCCGCTTGCTTGCGACCATCTGACCCGGTATCCCTGCCGAAAGCAACACCTGCCGCAGCGATTTCCAGCACGAAAGCCCAGCTCATGTCCGCCAAATCCGCCCCCTCGGTCTGCGTCTTCTGCGGCGCGCGCCCCGGCGCCCGCCCCGCCTATGCCCGGGACGCCCGGGCCACCGGCCAGATGCTTGCCGCGCGCGGCTGGCGGCTGGTTTACGGCGCGGGCGACGTGGGGCTGATGGGCGAGGTGGCGCGGGCGGCACAGGCGGCGGGCGCAGCCACCTTCGGGGTGATCCCCGAGCATCTTTTCAAGCTCGAAGTCGGCAAGCGCGACCTGACCACCTTCGTCGTCACCGAGAACATGCATGAGCGCAAAAAGGTGATGTTCATGAATTCGGATGCGGTCGTCGTGCTGCCGGGCGGCGCGGGCAGTCTTGACGAATTCTACGAGGTGCTGACCTGGCGCCAGCTCGGCCTGCACACGAAACCGATCCTGCTTCTGAATACGGAAGGCTACTGGGACCCGCTTCTGGCGCTGAACGCCCATGTCGTGGCCGAGGGCTTTGCGGGCGAGAGCCTGCTTGACGGGGTGACGACCGTGGCGACGGTTTCGGCCCTGGAAGCCGCGCTCGAAACCGCCTTCGGCTGAGGCCCCCCCGCTACCCCCGCGCCCGCAGCGCCGCGGCCGAATAAAGCGCGAGCGCCCCCCAGATCAGCGCGAAGGCGATGGCATGGGCGCGGGTGAAAGGTTCGGCAAAGACCGCGACCGCCACGCCGAATTGCAGCGTCGGGTTGAGATATTGCACAAGGCCGATCGTCGCCATGCGCACCCGCTGCGCCGCATAGGAAAACAGCATCAGGGGCCCGCCCGTCATCAGGCCGGAAAAGGCCAGCATCAGCGAAGACCCGAAATCGCTGCCGAACCGGCCCGAGCCCGGCGCAAGGCCGAACCAGCCGAAATGCGCCGCCGCCAGCAGCAGCACGGCGAGCGGCGCCAAAAGCACCACCTCGGCCAGGACCGAGACGACCGGGGGCACGCTCAGCCCCTTTTTCAACAGCCCGTAAAGCCCGAAGGTCGTGGCCAGCATCAGCGCGATCCAGGGCGCGGCCCCCAGCGCCCAGGTCAGCCAGCCCACCGCCGCCGCGGCGATCATCACCGCAACCGCCTGCGCCCGGCCCATCCGCTCGCCGTAAAACACCATGCCCAACGCCACCGCGACCAGCGGAAAGATGTAATAGCCCAGCGAGGCCTCGACCGCGCGGCCGTTCTGCACCGACCAGATGAAGCCGAACCAGTTCAGCGAAATCACCACCGCCGCCGCGGCCAGAACCCGCAGGCTGCGCCCCCGGAGCGCCTGCGCCAGCACGGCGCGCTGTCCCTGCACCGCCACCACCGCGCCCAGAAACAGCACCGACCAGAGCGTGCGATGGGCCAGCACCTCCAGCGGCGGCACCTCGGAGAGCGCCTTGTAATAGATCCCCGAGAGGCCCCAGACGCAGCAGGCGGCCACCATCGCGAAAAAGCCCTTCGTGGTGTCCGTCATTCCTGTCTCCCCTGCGCCAAGGCGGCCACAGAACCCCGCCCCGGGGCGCCCGTCAATCCCGATCCCACCGCCTGACTTGACGGAAGCGACGCGGGATGCGAAATTCGGCCCTGCAACCCTCATGGGCGTCGAGCGCGGTCCGGGCCTCCGGGCAACCGCGACGCTGCGGCCCCATCGTGCGACGGTTGCCACGGGTATATGGGGCCATCGACAGGAGCCCCGCGATGAAAACCATCATCGAACCTTTCCGCATCAAATCGGTCGAGCCGATCCGCCTCACCTCGCGCCCCGAGCGCGAACGGCTGGCGCGCGAAGCCGGATACAACCTTTTCGGCCTGCACTCGGATGACGTCCTGATCGACCTTCTGACCGACAGCGGCACCGGCGCGATGTCGTCCTTGCAATGGGCGGCGGTGATGCAGGGCGACGAAAGCTATGCCGGTTCGCCCAGCTTCTTCCGCTTTGAAGCCGCCGTGCAAAACCTGATGCCTTTCAAGCACATCATCCCGACGCATCAGGGCCGCGCGGCGGAAGCGATCCTGTTCTCGATCTTCGGGGGCAAGGGCCGTCGCATCCCCTCGAACACCCATTTCGACACCACCCGCGGCAATATCGAGGCCTCGGGCGCCATGGGTGACGATCTGGTGATTGCCGAGGGCAAGGACCCGCAAAGCCTGCATCCATTCAAGGGCAACATGGATCTGGCGCGGCTCGAGGCCTATCTGGCCGAGCATCACGCCGAAGTGCCGCTGGTGATGATCACCATCACCAACAATGCGGGCGGCGGGCAGCCCGTCAGCCTTGCCAATATCCGCGCCGTGGCCGATCTGGCGCATCGGCATGGCAAGCCTTTCGTGATCGACGGCTGCCGCTTTGCCGAAAACGCCTGGTTCATCAAGACCCGCGAGGAGGGGCAGGCGGAGCGTTCGATCCCCGAGATCGTGCGCGATTGCTTTGCGGTGGCGGATGGCATGACGATGTCGGCGAAGAAGGACGCCTTTGGCAATATCGGCGGCTGGCTGGCGCTGAACGACGACGATCTGGCCGAGGAAGCGCGGGGCCATCTGATCCGGACCGAGGGCTTCCCGACCTATGGCGGGCTGGCGGGCCGCGACCTTGACGCGCTGGCGCAGGGTCTGGTCGAGATCGTCGACGAGGATTACCTGCGCTACCGCATCCGCACGCATCAATATATCGTCGAGCGGCTGGATGCGATGGGGGTTCCGGTGGTGAAGCCCGCGGGCGGGCATGCGGTCTTCATCGACGCGCGGGCGTGGCTGTCGCATATTCCGCCGCTGGAATATCCGGGGCAGGCCTTGGCGGTGGCTTTGTATGAACTCGCGGGCGTCCGGTCCTGCGAGATCGGCACGGCGATGTTCGGCCGCCAGCCCGACGGGTCGGAGAAACCGGCGGCGATGGATCTGGTGCGGCTCGCCTTCCCGCGCCGGACCTATACGCAAAGCCATGCCGATTACATCGTCGAGGCTTTCGAGGAGCTGGCGGCGACGAAGGACGCTCTGCGTGGCTACCGGATTGTCAAGGAACCGAAGCTGATGCGGCATTTCACCTGCCGGTTCGAAAAGCTCTGAGCCGGTTGATTGGCCGAGGCCATCGCCGAGGCCACGCGCGACATCAGCCCCATGACCGCCGAGGGCCCAAAGGCCCTCGGCCTGCGCCCGCCCCGCCCATGGCGGGCGCATTCGCGCCGCCGGGGCTGGGCGCAGGCCTCTGTCACGCTTGCGAAGGCGGTCTTGTGCCCACCCGCGCGCTGACGGGCGGGAAAAGGCGATGCCTTTTCTGATCCGCCCGAACACCGTTGGCAAAACAAAACCGGCCCCCGCGGGGGCCGGTTTCTTTCATCGCTCCGTCAGCCTCACAGACGCGAGGCGACGTTTTCCCAGTTCACCAGCTTGTCGAGGAAGTTCGTCAGATAGACCGGGCGCTTGTTGCGGAAGTCGATGTAATAGCTGTGCTCCCAGACGTCGCAGCCCAGAAGCGCGGTCTGCCCGAAGCAGAGCGGGTTCACGCCGTTTTCCGTCTTGGTGATCTTCAGCGCGCCATCGGTGTCCTTCACCAGCCAGGCCCAGCCCGACCCGAATTGCGCAGCCCCCGCGGCGGCGAAATCTTCCTTGAACTTCGCGACCGAGCCGAAAGCCTCGACCAGCGCCTTTTCCAGCTCGCCCGGCATCTTCTTGTCTTCGCCCGGCCCCATCATTTCCCAGAACTGCGCGTGGTTCCAGTGCTGCGAGGCGTTGTTGAAGATCCCCGATTGCGCCACGGCCCCGGCGCAATAGGTGCCCTTGACGATCTCCTCGACCGACTTGCCTTCCCATTCGGTGCCCGCGATCAGCTTGTTGCCGTTGTCGACATAGGCCTTGTGGTGCAGGTCGTGGTGATATTCGAGCGTCTCCTTCGACATGCCAAGCGCGGCCAGGGCATCATGGGCATAGGGAAGGGCGGGAAGTTCGAAAGCCATTTGAGCGATCCTTTTTTCGGGTTCTGTTGCGACCAATTGAAGCACTGAACGCGCCAAGGTCAAGGGTTGACGGGCGAATTTCCCGCACAGAGCCCCTGCCCGATCCGCACATCAGGGCTTTTCGGCCGCCGCCTTGCGCGCTTCGGCGGCGGCCTTCATCCGCGCGATCAGATCGTCCTTCGCCGCGCCCTTGCCATAGGGGTTCTTTGCCGAGCCCTTGGCATTGTGTTCGGAATGACGCGGATTGTTCTTGTCGGGCCGCGCGCCCCCGGATTTCGAATAGTCCATGCTGGATCTCCTTTGCCTTCGATCTGCGGCAAGCCCGGCCGCAAGGCAAGCGAAAAGGGGCGCTGCCCCTCTCTTGCCTGCCGGGCAAGTCACCCCCGGGATATTCATGGCAAGATGAAGGAGGCGTGTTTCATCTTGCCATAAATATCCCGGGGGGAGTCCGCAGGACGGGGGGCAGCGCCCCCCTGCCCGGTCAGAACAGCTCGCCCCCCGGGCGGGCCGAGACCTCGAGCAGCCCCATCACATAGGCCGCAACCGAACGGAAGCAGACAAGGCTCAGCTCCTCGGGGCCCGAGCGCCAGATCGCGGCGGCGACCTGCGCGGCGCGGGTGCGGCGCATCTCGCCCGGTTGCAGATTGGCGAAATCGACCGGGCAGAGCTTCATCAGCACCTGATCGGCCTTCGCCCCCGCAATGGTGAAACGCGCCCGGGCATCCGAGACATTGGTCACCAGCGCATGTTCGGTGTGCAGCGAATGCGCCAGCCCCGCCGCGACGGCGGGCGCATCCTCATAGGAACACATCACCAGCAGTTCATCGGGGCTCATCCAGGCGGTGAACCGGCCCTTCTCGCCCGCGACGATCTCGCGCGCGCCGGGCAGTTTCAGCCCCTGCCCGGCCAGCGCGATCCGCGTCGCCGTCGCCGACAGATCGGCGCGCAGCGTCACCATGCCCGAGAGCCCCGCCTCGGTCACGGTCGCAAACCCGGCATGGCTTTCGCCCTTGAGTGCAGACACCGCTTCAGACATCGGCTTTCTCCCCTGCCTTGTCGTAGAACACCGGATCGACGATCCGCGCCTGAATGACCTTGCCGCCATCGGCCGGGAATTCGAGCACCTCGCCCATCCGCGCCGGGCCATGCCTGACCAGCCCCATGGCGATGCCCTTCTTCAGCATCGGCGAATAATAGGTGGAGGTCACGCGGCCCTGAACCTTGCGCTGGCCGTTCTCGTTCACGCCCTCGTCGATGGCATAGACGCCATCGGGCAGAACCGAACCGTCAAGCGTTTCAAGGCCGACGAGCGTCCAGCGGTCCGGGTCGGTCATGTGCTTGCGCTCCTGCGCGCGCTTGCCCAGATAATCCGCCTTTTTCTTGCTGATCGCCCAGCCAAGGCCCAGATCCTGCGGGATCACCGTGCCGTCGGTCTCGTCGCCGATCATGATGAAGCCCTTTTCGGCCCGCATCACATGCAAAGCTTCGGTGCCGTAAGGCATGACGCCGAATTCCTCGCCCGCCTTGTGCAGCGCCTCCCAGAAGGCGAGCCCCATATTCGCGGGGACCGCGATTTCATAGGAAAGCTCGCCCGAGAAGGAGATCCGGAACACCCGCGCCGGGAAGCCGCCCAAAGTGCCTTCCTGATAGGTCATGAAGGGCAGCGCCTCTTTCGAGACATCCATGCCGCCGAGCTTTTCCAAGAGCTTGCGCGCTTTCGGCCCGACAACCGCGACCTGCGCATATTGTTCGGTCAGGTTGGCGGTATAGACTTTCCAGTCCCACCATTCGCATTGCAGCCAGTCTTCCATGTGGCCATGGATCCGGTCCGCCCCGCCCGAGGTGGTGTGGCAGAGCCAGGTATCCTCGGACAGACGCACGACCACGCCGTCATCAATCAGGAAGCCGTTGTCCGAACACATCAGCCCGTAGCGGCACTTGCCCACCGGCAGGGTCGACATGAGGTTGGTATACATCATGTCGAGGAACCGCCCCGCATCCGGCCCCTTGACCACGATCTTGCCCAGCGTCGAGGCGTCCAAGAGCCCGACATTGGTGCGGGTGTTGACGATCTCGCGGTTGACCGAGTCGCGGTGCTTCTCGCCCTTCCTCGGATAGGTATAGGGGCGCCGCCACAGGCCCACCGGCTCCCAATGCGCGCCCTTGGCTTCGTGCCAGGCATGCATCGGCGTCTTGCGCAGGGGCTGGAAGATCTCGCCCCGGGCCTCGCCCGCGATCGCGCCAAAGGAAATCGGCGTGTAGGGCGGGCGGAAGGTCGTCGTGCCGGTTTGCGGAATCTCCTGGCCCAAGGCCTCGGACAGGATCGCCAGACCGTTGATGTTGCTCAGTTTCCCCTGATCGGTGGCCATGCCGAGCGTGGTGTAGCGCTTGGTATGCTCGACCGAGGCATAGCCCTCGCGCGCGGCCAGCTGCACGTCGGACACTTTCACGTCGTTCTGATAGTCAAGGAAAGCCTTGAATTTCAACGCTTCCGAGGCCTTGGCAGGCATCACCCAGACCGGCATCAGCGGCGCTTCGGCCTCGACCTGCCCCACCATCCCGGCTTCCGCGCAGATCGCATCCAGCGTCAGATGGCCATTGGCGGCGCCCACCGCGGCGGCGATCGGTTGCCCCGCATCACCGGTCGGCGGTTTCGTGGCATCGGGGCGGAACATCACCGCCGCCTCGTCCCATTTCACCTTGCCGCCCGCATGGGAATAAAGATGCACGACCGGCGACCAGCCGCCCGACATCGCGACGCAATCGCAGTCGATCCGCTCGACCGCGCTGCCTTCGGTCGCATGGCTGGCGATCTCGACCGCCTTGACCGATTTCGCCCCCTTGACCTTGGCCACGGCCCGGCCTTCCAGCACCTTGACGCCGCGGTCCCGCACCGCATCGACCAGCGCCCCCATCGGCGCCGGGCGGGCATCGACGACGGCGGCCACCTCGAGCCCCGCATCGAGCGCAGAAAGCGCGGTGCGATAGGCGTCGTCGTTGTTCGTCACCACAAGGATGCGCTTGCCCGGCGCGACGGCCCAGTTCACGATGTAATCGCGCACCGCCGAGGCCAGCATGACCCCGGGCACGTCGTTGCCGGCAAAGGCCAGCGGCCGTTCGATGGCGCCGGTGGCGACCTGGGTGATCCCGGCGCGGGTGCGCCACAGCCGATGGCGCGGGCGGCCGTCGCCCGGGGTGTGATCGGCGACGCGTTCGTAAAGGATCGCATAGCCATGGTCATGCAGGCCAGCGACCATCGTGCGGGTCATCAGCCGGACATTCTCCATGCCTTCAAGGGCTTGCAGGGTGTCCTTGATCCAGGCCTCAGGCGTCTGGCCGTCGATCAGACCGCCATCGACCGGGGCGCGGCCGCCCCAATGCGCGGTCTGTTCGGCCAGGATCACCCGCTTGCCCGCTTTCGCGGCCTTCAGCGCGGCAGCCAGACCGGCGACGCCACCGCCCGCGACCAGCACGTCGCAATAGGCATAGGCCTGTTCGTAGCGATCCGGGTCGGGCTTTTTCGGCGCCTTGCCCAGACCCGCGGCGCGGCGGATGATCGGCTCGAAGATGCCGTGCCAGGCCTCCAGCGAATGCATGAAGGTCTTGTAGTAAAAGCCCGCGGGCATCAACTTGTAGGCGAAATCGTTCACCGCGCCGATGTCGAAGCCAAGGCTCGGCCAGTGGTTTTGCGAGGTGGCCCAGGCGCCCTCGAAGAGCTCCGTGGTGGTGGCGCGCTGGTCGGGCTCGTGGCGGTTGCCGCGGCCGAGGTTGACCAGCACGTTCGGCTCCTCGGCGCCCGAGGCGACAAGGCCGCGCGGGCGGTGATATTTGAACGAGCGCCCCAGCAGCGTGCGCCCCGAGCCCAGAAGCGCCGAGGCGAGGGTATCACCGGCAAAGCCCCGGGCTTTCGCGCGGTTGAACTTGAAGGCGAGCGGTTTGGAGCGGTCGATCAGACGGCCGCCCGAAGACAGACGATGGCTCATTTCCAGCCCTCCCAGCCCGGACGTTTCTCTTTGATTTTGGCGATCAGTTCGGCGGGCGGTTCGGAGGTCTGCGCCGGATAGGTGCCGAAAACCTCCCAGGTGACGGTGCAGCGCGCGGCGAGGAACCACTTGCCGCAGCCATAGGCATGGCGCCAGCGTTCAAAATGCACGCCCTTGGGGTTCTTGCGGGCGAACATGTAGGTTTCAAACTCGGCATCCGAGGAGCCCGGGCCGAAGCGCTTCAGATGCGCCTCGCCGCCGGGGGCCAGTTCGGTTTCCTCGACGGTGACGCCGCAGCAGGGGCAGGTCAGTGTCAGCATGTCAGCAGGCCTTTGGCTGGGCAGGCGCCGGGGGCTTCGCGCCCCCGGACCCCCGCGGGATATTTCGGGCAAGATGAAAGGGCGAAGGGCATCAATGCGCCACCCCGGCGGCGACGGATTCGTCGATGAACTGGCCTTCCTTGAAGCGGTGCAGGCCGAATTCGGCGGCCAGCGGCGAATAGCCCTTGGCCACCAGCTCCGCCATCGCAAAGCCCGAGCCCGGGATCGCCTTGAAGCCGCCGGTGCCCCAGCCGCAGTTGACGAAGATGCCGTCCACCGGGGTTTTCGACAGAATGGGCGAGCGGTCGCCGGTCATGTCGACGATGCCGCCCCATTGCCGCAGCATCTTGAGCCGCGAGATCACCGGGAAGGTCTCGATCAGGGCGCGGGTGGTTTCCTCGACATGGTGCCAGCTGCCGCGCTGCGAATAGTTGTTGAACCCGTCGGTGCCGCCGCCGATGACAAGTTCGCCCTTGTCGGATTGCGACATGTAGCCGTGCACAAGGTTCGCCATCACGACAACGTCGATGGTGGGCTTGATCGGTTCCGACACCCAGGCCTGCAGCGCCATCGATTCGATCGGCAGACGGAAGCCCGCCATGCCCGCCAGCACGCTCGAATGCCCGGCGACGACGATCGCGAGCTTGCCGCAATCGATCGACCCGCGCGAAGTGTCGACGCCGACGACGCGGCCGCCCTCGGTGCGCACGCCGGTAACCTCGGTGTTTTGCAAAAGATCCATGCCCATGTCGGAACAGGCCCGCGCATAGCCCCAGGCCACGGCGTCATG
This DNA window, taken from Rhodobacter capsulatus SB 1003, encodes the following:
- a CDS encoding sarcosine oxidase subunit beta family protein translates to MRRYSIFAVAREALRYHSGWEKAWASPEPKKRYDVIVVGAGGHGLATAYYLGKVHGIKNVAIIEKGWLGGGNTGRNTTIIRSNYLQDPSAAIYEKARSLYEGLSQDLNYNVMFSPRGLLMLAQSEHEMRGYKRTVYANNLQNVETRWIEPKEVKKLVPILNIAGPRYPVLGALLQEKGGTARHDAVAWGYARACSDMGMDLLQNTEVTGVRTEGGRVVGVDTSRGSIDCGKLAIVVAGHSSVLAGMAGFRLPIESMALQAWVSEPIKPTIDVVVMANLVHGYMSQSDKGELVIGGGTDGFNNYSQRGSWHHVEETTRALIETFPVISRLKMLRQWGGIVDMTGDRSPILSKTPVDGIFVNCGWGTGGFKAIPGSGFAMAELVAKGYSPLAAEFGLHRFKEGQFIDESVAAGVAH
- a CDS encoding sarcosine oxidase subunit alpha family protein, which codes for MSHRLSSGGRLIDRSKPLAFKFNRAKARGFAGDTLASALLGSGRTLLGRSFKYHRPRGLVASGAEEPNVLVNLGRGNRHEPDQRATTTELFEGAWATSQNHWPSLGFDIGAVNDFAYKLMPAGFYYKTFMHSLEAWHGIFEPIIRRAAGLGKAPKKPDPDRYEQAYAYCDVLVAGGGVAGLAAALKAAKAGKRVILAEQTAHWGGRAPVDGGLIDGQTPEAWIKDTLQALEGMENVRLMTRTMVAGLHDHGYAILYERVADHTPGDGRPRHRLWRTRAGITQVATGAIERPLAFAGNDVPGVMLASAVRDYIVNWAVAPGKRILVVTNNDDAYRTALSALDAGLEVAAVVDARPAPMGALVDAVRDRGVKVLEGRAVAKVKGAKSVKAVEIASHATEGSAVERIDCDCVAMSGGWSPVVHLYSHAGGKVKWDEAAVMFRPDATKPPTGDAGQPIAAAVGAANGHLTLDAICAEAGMVGQVEAEAPLMPVWVMPAKASEALKFKAFLDYQNDVKVSDVQLAAREGYASVEHTKRYTTLGMATDQGKLSNINGLAILSEALGQEIPQTGTTTFRPPYTPISFGAIAGEARGEIFQPLRKTPMHAWHEAKGAHWEPVGLWRRPYTYPRKGEKHRDSVNREIVNTRTNVGLLDASTLGKIVVKGPDAGRFLDMMYTNLMSTLPVGKCRYGLMCSDNGFLIDDGVVVRLSEDTWLCHTTSGGADRIHGHMEDWLQCEWWDWKVYTANLTEQYAQVAVVGPKARKLLEKLGGMDVSKEALPFMTYQEGTLGGFPARVFRISFSGELSYEIAVPANMGLAFWEALHKAGEEFGVMPYGTEALHVMRAEKGFIMIGDETDGTVIPQDLGLGWAISKKKADYLGKRAQERKHMTDPDRWTLVGLETLDGSVLPDGVYAIDEGVNENGQRKVQGRVTSTYYSPMLKKGIAMGLVRHGPARMGEVLEFPADGGKVIQARIVDPVFYDKAGEKADV
- the rarD gene encoding EamA family transporter RarD; translation: MTDTTKGFFAMVAACCVWGLSGIYYKALSEVPPLEVLAHRTLWSVLFLGAVVAVQGQRAVLAQALRGRSLRVLAAAAVVISLNWFGFIWSVQNGRAVEASLGYYIFPLVAVALGMVFYGERMGRAQAVAVMIAAAAVGWLTWALGAAPWIALMLATTFGLYGLLKKGLSVPPVVSVLAEVVLLAPLAVLLLAAAHFGWFGLAPGSGRFGSDFGSSLMLAFSGLMTGGPLMLFSYAAQRVRMATIGLVQYLNPTLQFGVAVAVFAEPFTRAHAIAFALIWGALALYSAAALRARG
- a CDS encoding superoxide dismutase, with translation MAFELPALPYAHDALAALGMSKETLEYHHDLHHKAYVDNGNKLIAGTEWEGKSVEEIVKGTYCAGAVAQSGIFNNASQHWNHAQFWEMMGPGEDKKMPGELEKALVEAFGSVAKFKEDFAAAGAAQFGSGWAWLVKDTDGALKITKTENGVNPLCFGQTALLGCDVWEHSYYIDFRNKRPVYLTNFLDKLVNWENVASRL
- a CDS encoding sarcosine oxidase subunit delta; amino-acid sequence: MLTLTCPCCGVTVEETELAPGGEAHLKRFGPGSSDAEFETYMFARKNPKGVHFERWRHAYGCGKWFLAARCTVTWEVFGTYPAQTSEPPAELIAKIKEKRPGWEGWK
- a CDS encoding LOG family protein, with the translated sequence MSAKSAPSVCVFCGARPGARPAYARDARATGQMLAARGWRLVYGAGDVGLMGEVARAAQAAGAATFGVIPEHLFKLEVGKRDLTTFVVTENMHERKKVMFMNSDAVVVLPGGAGSLDEFYEVLTWRQLGLHTKPILLLNTEGYWDPLLALNAHVVAEGFAGESLLDGVTTVATVSALEAALETAFG
- a CDS encoding tryptophanase — translated: MKTIIEPFRIKSVEPIRLTSRPERERLAREAGYNLFGLHSDDVLIDLLTDSGTGAMSSLQWAAVMQGDESYAGSPSFFRFEAAVQNLMPFKHIIPTHQGRAAEAILFSIFGGKGRRIPSNTHFDTTRGNIEASGAMGDDLVIAEGKDPQSLHPFKGNMDLARLEAYLAEHHAEVPLVMITITNNAGGGQPVSLANIRAVADLAHRHGKPFVIDGCRFAENAWFIKTREEGQAERSIPEIVRDCFAVADGMTMSAKKDAFGNIGGWLALNDDDLAEEARGHLIRTEGFPTYGGLAGRDLDALAQGLVEIVDEDYLRYRIRTHQYIVERLDAMGVPVVKPAGGHAVFIDARAWLSHIPPLEYPGQALAVALYELAGVRSCEIGTAMFGRQPDGSEKPAAMDLVRLAFPRRTYTQSHADYIVEAFEELAATKDALRGYRIVKEPKLMRHFTCRFEKL
- a CDS encoding sarcosine oxidase subunit gamma, producing the protein MSEAVSALKGESHAGFATVTEAGLSGMVTLRADLSATATRIALAGQGLKLPGAREIVAGEKGRFTAWMSPDELLVMCSYEDAPAVAAGLAHSLHTEHALVTNVSDARARFTIAGAKADQVLMKLCPVDFANLQPGEMRRTRAAQVAAAIWRSGPEELSLVCFRSVAAYVMGLLEVSARPGGELF